Sequence from the bacterium genome:
TCGAGGACATCGGCGCGTGGAAAAATTTTATCGAGCCTTTCGGCTGCGTCAACGCCGTTGAGTAAAGGCAGGATCACAGTAGAGTCGTGAATGCAAGGCCGAAGCGTTTCCATCGCCGATTCGAGGTCGTAGCTTTTTACGCAACATACGATCAAGTCAAGCGGTCCTGCTTCTTCGGCTTTCTGCGTAACGCAAAACGGATGAGCAATAATCTCACCTTGATGAGTTTGTAATTTCAGTCCCGACGATTGAATGACTTTGGCATGATCGCCACGTGCGAAAAAAATGACGTCGTGAATGCCTGCATAGGTTGCAGCTAATCGTCCGCCGATAAATCCGCCAACGCCTCCAAGACCGACAATAGCTATACGCATAGAGTAACTCTTGATTTGATTTCCGAATCGATGATTATGCGCCGACCAATTCTTCAATAGGTTTGCGCAGAGGATAGTTTTCTTTTACATATTGCCCGGGTGTAAGGCCTGTGAACATTTTAAAATCACGAATGCAGTGTGCTTGATCGTAATAGCCGCTTTCTAACGCAATTTCGGTCAGAGTTTTTTCAGGAAAACGGCTGATCATTTTTATCGTGTGATGGAGCCTGGATTTTTTAGACAAAGTTCCTGCGGTAATTCCTACACTGTCGATAAATTTTTGCTCGACCCTTCGTCGCGATAAACCAAACCTATGTGTCCATTGACTAAATGCAAAATCAACCGGGTTTTGTAAAATTAATTGCGCTAGCGACATGACAACCGGATCAGAGCGGTGCGAGCTTAATCGCATATGCAAATAATTTTCCAGAATACGGATAGCGCCCTTGGCGCCGGTTGAAATAATACGTTCATGCAATTCAGCCGAATCTTTTGGATTGATCAATGACCAATCGACTGAAGCGTTGGTAAAAAATTTGGCTGAATCTCCGGTAATCAGTGTTCCGGCCCATGGATGAAAACTGACGCCTACAACATGAAACGGTCCAGTGTGTTTTAAAAATACGGGCGTAAGAAATTGTCCAGTCAGAAAAATCGGCGCTTGCTGCTGCACCGATTGCCCGGGAAATTGTTCAAGCGTCGGTGCGCCCAGCGTGAAAATCCATTCAAAAGCGCCGAAAGGTATCAGGCGCTGAAATGATTGCGTTTCGGGCGACGGGTCTTCGAGTATCCAGTATTCCCGGACATAGTTTTTCAGGAACGGCGAAGGTTTGAAATGTAAAAATTTCATGCGGTGATACGGTGGCTTTCGTTTTAATACAATTTTTTCATGAAGGGACGGATTATCTTGATGCGTTAATTTTCAATTCATTGTAAAAGAAAAAGGAAAAAATTGCCATGAAAGTTTTGATTTTATTAGGAGTGATGATGATGTCTACAGTTAAGGTTGTCGATGCGCAAATCACCGACCGGAAGATTGTCAAAACCCGGACGGTGAATTTATCGCCGGATTCTGTTTGGTGGAAATGGACAACACGTGAAGGTCTTTTAACGTTTTTTGGAATCGATAACAATGTTCGTTTAAGCGTAGACGGGCCGTATGAAATATTTTTCGGCGTCGAAAAAAACGAACGCATTGGTTCCAACGGCTGTAAAGTATTATCGTACATTCCTAAAGAAATGTTGTCGTTCACCTGGAATGCACCACCGCTTTATCCGGATATTCGTAACAGCAATGACTACACCTGGGTGGTTATTTATTTCAAACCTGCCGGAAACAACCGGACAGAAGTTACGCTTCAGCACTACGGTTGGCGGCAAGGAGGCGATTGGGATAAAGTTTACGATTATTTCGATAAAGCCTGGAGCCGCGTGTTGGATAATCTTGAAAAAAGTACGCATACCTATTAATGTAATTTGACGGATTAGAAACAGACAACAAGTTATTTGCAGCGCATTCTTTCAAGGATGCGTTGCAAATAATTATATTAATCATCGAACCGAGCCACCTGACCTTTGACGTTGCGGATGCGGCAACCTCCGCTTCCTTCGGAGACAATCGTGACGTTGCCGGAAACTCTGTCGATATCGATATCGCCGGATGCATCGTCGACTTTGACGTTACCTTCGATGTCGGTTATTGATAAATAGCCTGAGCCGTCTTCGACGGAGACGTCGCCTTGTATCGCGGCAATCATAATTTCACCTGAGCCGTCATCGATCGTTACACGGCCGGTAATGTCGTGAATGTCAATATTGCCGGAACCGTCGTCGATACTGACGTTGCTGCTCATATTCGTTACTTTGATCGAACCGGAGCCATCGTCGATATCCAGCGCAATGTCTTTCGGTACGTAAACAGTCAGATTAATACTGGCATTGACGTAGTTATACAGATGGCCTTGCTCGATCTCACTTCGTAAAAAAGCCGTACTTTGCGTTTTTTTGAGCACAAGAGTGACTGTTTTTTTGATAAATTCTTCCGCTTCCTTCTGATCCCATCCATCGATCTGAATTTCTGCCGTGACTTCGATGGTTTCGCCTTTCCCTTCGACGATGAGAAATCCCGATCCGCAATCAATCTTCAGCAAATCAATGCCTTCACGCGGTAAAGTAAGTTTTTCCGTTTTTTCATACGCATAAGTACCGGTTGCAAGTACCAACACGCCAATTAAGGTCACTAATATTTTCATTGTAGAGCCCTTTGAAGTGGGGGAGTTGAAGGATGTTACGAACGATCAAAGCAGATTGTTTCAATTGTGTATGCGGCGGGCGAGAGGACTGATCCATTGCATGCATACGATGCGGTTGTGAAAGTAGCCGATCTCCAATTGCGTCGCATCGGCATAACGTAAACCTTTGAGAAGGGAGGCTTTGGCGAGATGTTCCTTAGGCATAATGACGCCTAAGTGGCGAAGGCCGGCACGGGCGGCGCTTGGAAGCCAGTGGTCACGCACCCACGCCTGATCGTCACTGCCAAGGACAGTCAGGTTTTCAAAATCTGTGACGGCCACGATGGAGCGTTTAGCCTGAATAAGTTCGAGAAATTTATCGAAAGCGGTGCGATAAGCGCCTGTAGCCGAAAATTTTTTCCACTGAATCGTCGGCCATTGCGTCTGTTCATGCCAGTAAACGGCCATGAACGCATCTTCATGATATGCTACAGACTGGATGGTGCTGGGAGTAGGGTCAAACATCTGGTCAAATGCTATTAAATTGTTGGCGGAATATTACCAAAAAAATGTTCGATAAGTCAAGGATAAAGTTTTTCTGAAATTATGGCCAGATCACAATTCAAAAATTATACGAAATCGACATTCCCCTGAATTGATTGAATGGATTGTATTGTGGTGTAATGCTTAATTTGTGGCGAGCATTGTATTCTTTTACAGATGAAGGGGTTTTAACATAGCTCCAAACCATCGACGTTGTGAGCATGCCAACGCCTCCGATGGCGACCAAGGCTCCAATGTCACTATTCCAAGGACCGCCATAAAATGTTTGTGCGATTGCAAGCGATGCTAAACCACCGCCCAGAGTTCGAAAGGCAATACCTTTGATGCTTCGCTTATAATCCTGCGCATACAGGCTTCCGACGGATGGACCTATCACGATGCCTGCAACGGCTAAGCTAATCGAACCGAAATATGCGACATTTTCACGGTCATTTTTGGTTGCCGTGATCAGGCCGACAGTTGTCGGGATTACAGTACTTCCCAGCGCCATAAGTATCGCCGTCGATGTATTTTTATTTTTTTTAAGTTGTGTTGAAAAAGACATGGATGTCGTATCGGTTGTACGAAGTACAAGACTTTGGGCTGCAGAATTTTGAACGATCAATAAAATTATCATCAGTAGATTTTTCATGGTGAGTTTCTCCGGCTTCATTCAATTTTAAGCTTTGAACTTATAAGCACGCTAAAGTCATGCCAAATATTAGCCGTATGTTTATGGTCTGTAGTTAAAAGTATTTTATTGTTTTGAACTATTTATCAAACAATCATCATGCGAGCAAGAAAGCATTCAGTGAAATTAGAATGCAGTGCAAGAATAAGATGACGGTCAATTCATAGGCCTTCCCTGTTTGGGTCAATTTGAATCAATGGAAGATTTCGACTGCACCCGACCGAATTTTACGCGTATATTAGGTGGTCTTTTTTACTTCGAACAAACATACAGGTGCGTTTATGAAAAATCGTATTGGTCTTTTGGGGTTGCTAATGCTTTTGCAATCGGCGTGGGCGCAAGAACCGTACGAAATTCAAAAAATTGCAGACGGCGTATATGTATTCATTGCGGAAGATCCCACGAAAGATGTTGTCAATGGCAATTCGGTTCTGGTGATAGGCGATGACGGCGTGCTGATATTCGATTCAGGAACAAGTTTACGCGAAGCCAGGTGGATGATCAAAGAGATAAAAAAACTGACGACCAAACCCGTAAAATTTGTTGTAAATTCGCACTGGCATTGGGATCATTGGATTGGTAATCAGGTTTTTGTAGAAGCGTATCCCGGATGCCAGATTATTGCGCATAGCAGTACGCGTTCCGCCATGATGTATCAATATCCGCGATTTGTCAAACAAGCCCTTGCAACGCAAGATCAGGTGATTGCCACGTACAAAAAAGAAATCGAAACGGGCAAACATGACGGCGGCGATTCCCTGACATTATCTGAAAAAAAACGATGGGCGCGGACGTATGCCGATCTCGTCAGAGATTCTGCTGAAACCCGGCAATACAAGGAAACGTTACCGACGATGACGTTTGATAAAAAACTGACTTTGTACATAGGATCGCGCGAAATTCAGTTGGTTTTTCTGGGTAATGCGAATACACGCGGGGACGCAGCGATGCTTCTGCCCGCAGAAAAAATCTTGATAACCGGCGATATTCTGGTGTCTCCGGTTCCTTACGCCTTCGGTGTATCGCCGCGCAGTTGGATTAATGTTTTAAAAACTATTGCTGCAATGGATGTGAAGATGATCGTACCGGGCCACGGTATGGTACAAACAGATAAATCGTATGTTCAAAATGTGATTGCGTTGTTTGAATCGAGTTACGAACAAGTTGCTGCCGGGAGACGAAAAGGGCTCAACGCGAAAGACGCCGTGGCAAAAGTCGATCTCGAAAAATTCCGTAAAATTTTTGCCGGTAACGACGATGCAAAAAACTGGGCGTTTACAAATTATTATGTTACGCCAATGCTGGACAGGATGTACAAAGAGCTCGGTGGAGAATTAGGGGAATAAAAATCTTACATATCATTACTAGTATTTATTGATCTTCGGGGAGATCGATGAACCAGGCTTCTAGACCCGGAGATTTGGTTTTATTGTCATGCCGGTAAATGTAGCCGCTTAACCGGCCGTAGTTATCCAAATCGGATTTGATGAGGAACGTACCGTCGTAGTCGATGCCTTTTTCGGTAAATGAAATACGTAACACTTTGATCTGCTCTACGGCTTCGGCAATCTTGCCCACAGCCTGAATCGTTTTATCGTTAATTTTGCGAACGATTTTTAATTGAGAGTTTTCATATTTGACCGTCAAAGCACCGGTGTATGGAGTCGATGAATCGGGTAAACGGCCTACGATCTGATATTGTCCGACAATAAATTGATACAAATTTTCATCTTCATCCTGAGCGTTAACTGAAGAAACAAAAAATAACAATCCTGCGAATAATATCCGAAATATGATTTTCATAAATTTCTCAACGTTTTTGTTGCCGAATATTATTCTCAACGTATCGAAAGCAAAACAATTAGTCAAGCTATGAGTTATTTCGGCGTCCAGCTTAATACAACCAGAAACATTTTCCGATCATTCCATTGATAAGAAAATAAACTGACAGAATTCCGTTTGCCGCAATCACGGCTGTGATATATAGGGCTGTAAATTTCCTTCGTACGAACGAGAAGCCGCGAAATATTACAATAAAACTTGCGAGAGACTCTACCATCCATAACGCCGAAAAAAGAGCGTAACCAGCGGTCTTCCAATTAAATTGTCCGCCATCCATCAACGGGTCAAGCATGCCATTGAAGCAAAAGATCGCGGCTGCAAACGTCACGATAGCGGCTAAGGGCCAAAGCCTGACAAAAATTTCTTCACGCGAAAGCGATTTGATCCGAATAAGCCAAACCAATGTGTAGAGAATGTACGTAATCAGTAAAACAAATGATCCCAAAATTCCGCCTAATCTCAGCCAGAACATAAATGCAGATGATTTTTCGTAATAATACGCATCGTAAATGTACACCAATTGCCCATTTTCATCTTTGGTCATGATCGCGTCGGATTCAACTCGATCACCGCGATAGAAAGTATTGGCTGATGCCGGAATAAGTTTGACGGGTTTGTCAAAAAGTGTTTTGACAGTCAGAGTATCGTTTTCTAAATATAGATTGAATCCGTTGATCAGGCACTCGGCGAAAGCCAAAAATTCGTTACGGGGACTGGCAAAAGAGTAGAAGCCGAGATAGGGCTCAACAAACGTTCTGTCGAGCGCTGAGGTTACAGGCACAGGCTTGTCTAAATTACGCGTTAGAAAATCCGCGACAAGTGTAATAATCTCTTTGTTAGACTCCATCGCATTATTGGAGACGGCAAATCCAACGCCGTATTTCCGGTTGTATCCATAGTACGAACTAAATCCGTCAATGCCGCCTGTATGTCCTTGCATCCATGCCCACGATCCTTGTCTTCTGCGAAAATTGGCTAATCCATATCCGTTGTGCTGTCCTGAACGAGAAGCCAGCGATGAGGCCGATGTTTCCATTCGGTCAATCGACGCCGGTTTAACGATCGTGGTATCGCCGATGCGTCCGGAATTGAGCAAGCATTGTACAAAACGGGCCATGTCAAGAGCGTTGGAATTCAATGTACCGGCAGCCGCTCCATTGATAGGATTGAATCCTATGTCGACATATCCGTTGTCTTCCCATGAGTAACCTTTGGCGTAGTCAGCTTCTTTTCCGGATGGAATAAATGAAACAAAATTGCTTTCAGTCATACCTATCGGACCTAAAATATGTTGTGCCATATAATCGTGATAGTTTTGTCCGGAAAATTTTTCAATTAGATAGGTGAGAACGACATAGCCGGAATTGGAATATGAAAATCGTGATCCGGGTTTCCACCGACAGTGCATGGAATTTTCGTGTTTGTGCAGCATTTCGCGCAATGGCAATTCGTTAGTTTCTGAATTATACATTGCAGAGAAATGCATATCGTCAAAACCTGTCGTATGTTCCAATAGATGTACGACTTTCAAAGGATTAGTAGTTTCCCATTCGTTTTCAAAAATCACTTCCGGAGCAATATCGCGCAGATGATCTTCAAGAGATAATTTGCCTTGCTCGACTAATTGCAAGATCGCCAATGCAGCAAAACTTTTGCTAACCGAACCCATACGAAAGAGGTGATGTTCGTTGGCAGGGATCTGGTTTTTAAGGTCAGCGAACCCGACACCACCGGAAAATATTACGGAGTCACGGGTTACCAGTGTCAGCATAAGCCCGGAAATGTTGTTGCGTTTCATGATTTTTTGTACGGAATCGATTAATTGGGGAACTGTTTCGACGGTATTGGTTTGAGCGTAGGTGTACCGGAGAACAGATACACTGAAGCACAAAAATATTAAAAATGATTTTAACATGATTTAGGTTGCTCCAAAAAAAATAAATTAAAGCTCTTTGAACGAATAGACCGCTGTGCTGTCAAAATGTTGCAACGGTCTTCGGCGAAGATGCGCGATGAGGGAAATTCCCGTTGCCCAAAATGAGTAAAACGCTTATATTGCGGGCGGCTTTTAACATCACAACAATCATCTAGGAACTCTACTATGGCCGATATTCAACGCGATGTAATGGACATGGATGTATTATTTGTCGGAGCAGGGCCTTCCGGACTGGCCGGCGCATATCATCTGGCACGACTCATCAAACAACACAATGAAGCAATTGACAAAGGCAAACAGGGACAAAAAATTAATCTCGAAAACGGTATTGGCATTCTGGAAAAAGGCCGCAATGTTGGCGATCACATGCTTAGCGGCGCCGTCATGGATCCGATTGCGATCAAGGAATTGATTCCCGATTATATTGAAAAAGGATTTCCCATCGAAAGCGAGGTAATTGGCGAGTCGGTATATTTTCTTACTCAAAAAAGCAAATTCAAGTTTCCAATTCTCCCTCCGACATTGCAGAATCACGGTAATCTTATTTGTTCGCTCAATAAAGTAGCGGAATGGCTGGCCGAACAGATTAACGGCGAATTCGGTGATATGATCAATATCTTTCCGGAATTTCCTGGTAAAGAAGTCTTATATGATGGCGATAAGGTGTTGGGTATTCGCACGGGCGATAAAGGACTGGATGCACACGGAAATCCTAAATCGAATTTTGAACCCGGCGTCGATATTCATGCCAAAATTACGATCTTAGGAGAAGGTCCGCGTGGCAGCTTGACCAAACAGCTTGTTCCGCGTCTTAAATTAGATGAAGGAAGAAATCCGCAAGTTTACGGAACCGGCGTGAAAGAGATTTGGGAAATCCCGGCCGGTCGCCTGAAAAAAGGAATGGTCGTTCATACGGCCGGTTGGCCGCTTGCGTCCGATCACTATGGCGGTAGTTGGCTCTATATGATGAGCGATACGATGTGTTCACTAGGATTTGTTTCGGCATTGGATTATAGCAATCCAACGTTTGATCCGCATGGAGCGTTTACTTTATTTAAAACCCACCCTTACATCAGTGGGCTGCTTGAAGGCGGAAAAATGCTGACTTATGGAGCCAAAACAGTTTCAGAAGGCGGTTATTGGTCAATGCCGAAATTGTACGCTGACGGTGTAATGCTGATCGGTGAATCGGGAGGATTTATCAATATCTCGAGACTAAAAGGCATTCATCTGGCTATCAAATCCGGAATGCTTGCTGCAGAAACGGCATTTGAAGCGCTGCAAAAAAATGATTATTCATCAACTACATTGAAGGCATTTGACGAAAAATTTAAAGCCAGCTGGGCATATAAAGAATTATGGGGTTCACGTAACTGGCGGCAAAATTTTACAGGTAGTTTTTATACCGGCATGATAAAAGCCGGTATGCAGATTTATCTGACCGGTGGCGGCACGAAGAATCGTACTCCGATCGCTGTAGATTACAAACACATGAAGAAAAAGTCCGAAGCCGCTGCGCCAATTGATAAAGTCAAGGCGGATGAAAAACTGACATTTCAGAAATTGACAGACGTTTATTATTCCGGTACCAAACATGAAGAACATCAGCCGTGTCACCTTGTGATCGGACCAAAGGATCTGGCTGATATTTGTAATACGCGTTGTAAAGAAGAATATGGCAACCCATGCCAGCATTTTTGTCCTGCTCAAGTATACGAGATGGTTGAATCGGAACCGGGAAAAGCTACTCAACTTCGGATCAATTTTTCAAATTGCGTTCATTGCAAGACATGCGATATTGCCGACCCGTATCAGGTTATTACTTGGGTAACTCCTGAAGGCGGTGGGGGTCCTGTTTATAAAAATATGTAACGAAAGGTTTGTATGTTTAAATTTTTTGCACGGAATAGCCATGCGGCAATTTTCTTTTTCCGATTGGGTGTAGGTATCGTTTTTATTTATCGCGGTTATCTTAAACTATTTGCT
This genomic interval carries:
- a CDS encoding SRPBCC domain-containing protein, with product MKVLILLGVMMMSTVKVVDAQITDRKIVKTRTVNLSPDSVWWKWTTREGLLTFFGIDNNVRLSVDGPYEIFFGVEKNERIGSNGCKVLSYIPKEMLSFTWNAPPLYPDIRNSNDYTWVVIYFKPAGNNRTEVTLQHYGWRQGGDWDKVYDYFDKAWSRVLDNLEKSTHTY
- a CDS encoding beta-lactamase family protein, giving the protein MLKSFLIFLCFSVSVLRYTYAQTNTVETVPQLIDSVQKIMKRNNISGLMLTLVTRDSVIFSGGVGFADLKNQIPANEHHLFRMGSVSKSFAALAILQLVEQGKLSLEDHLRDIAPEVIFENEWETTNPLKVVHLLEHTTGFDDMHFSAMYNSETNELPLREMLHKHENSMHCRWKPGSRFSYSNSGYVVLTYLIEKFSGQNYHDYMAQHILGPIGMTESNFVSFIPSGKEADYAKGYSWEDNGYVDIGFNPINGAAAGTLNSNALDMARFVQCLLNSGRIGDTTIVKPASIDRMETSASSLASRSGQHNGYGLANFRRRQGSWAWMQGHTGGIDGFSSYYGYNRKYGVGFAVSNNAMESNKEIITLVADFLTRNLDKPVPVTSALDRTFVEPYLGFYSFASPRNEFLAFAECLINGFNLYLENDTLTVKTLFDKPVKLIPASANTFYRGDRVESDAIMTKDENGQLVYIYDAYYYEKSSAFMFWLRLGGILGSFVLLITYILYTLVWLIRIKSLSREEIFVRLWPLAAIVTFAAAIFCFNGMLDPLMDGGQFNWKTAGYALFSALWMVESLASFIVIFRGFSFVRRKFTALYITAVIAANGILSVYFLINGMIGKCFWLY
- a CDS encoding DUF4097 family beta strand repeat-containing protein yields the protein MKILVTLIGVLVLATGTYAYEKTEKLTLPREGIDLLKIDCGSGFLIVEGKGETIEVTAEIQIDGWDQKEAEEFIKKTVTLVLKKTQSTAFLRSEIEQGHLYNYVNASINLTVYVPKDIALDIDDGSGSIKVTNMSSNVSIDDGSGNIDIHDITGRVTIDDGSGEIMIAAIQGDVSVEDGSGYLSITDIEGNVKVDDASGDIDIDRVSGNVTIVSEGSGGCRIRNVKGQVARFDD
- a CDS encoding electron transfer flavoprotein-ubiquinone oxidoreductase, with product MADIQRDVMDMDVLFVGAGPSGLAGAYHLARLIKQHNEAIDKGKQGQKINLENGIGILEKGRNVGDHMLSGAVMDPIAIKELIPDYIEKGFPIESEVIGESVYFLTQKSKFKFPILPPTLQNHGNLICSLNKVAEWLAEQINGEFGDMINIFPEFPGKEVLYDGDKVLGIRTGDKGLDAHGNPKSNFEPGVDIHAKITILGEGPRGSLTKQLVPRLKLDEGRNPQVYGTGVKEIWEIPAGRLKKGMVVHTAGWPLASDHYGGSWLYMMSDTMCSLGFVSALDYSNPTFDPHGAFTLFKTHPYISGLLEGGKMLTYGAKTVSEGGYWSMPKLYADGVMLIGESGGFINISRLKGIHLAIKSGMLAAETAFEALQKNDYSSTTLKAFDEKFKASWAYKELWGSRNWRQNFTGSFYTGMIKAGMQIYLTGGGTKNRTPIAVDYKHMKKKSEAAAPIDKVKADEKLTFQKLTDVYYSGTKHEEHQPCHLVIGPKDLADICNTRCKEEYGNPCQHFCPAQVYEMVESEPGKATQLRINFSNCVHCKTCDIADPYQVITWVTPEGGGGPVYKNM
- a CDS encoding MBL fold metallo-hydrolase: MKNRIGLLGLLMLLQSAWAQEPYEIQKIADGVYVFIAEDPTKDVVNGNSVLVIGDDGVLIFDSGTSLREARWMIKEIKKLTTKPVKFVVNSHWHWDHWIGNQVFVEAYPGCQIIAHSSTRSAMMYQYPRFVKQALATQDQVIATYKKEIETGKHDGGDSLTLSEKKRWARTYADLVRDSAETRQYKETLPTMTFDKKLTLYIGSREIQLVFLGNANTRGDAAMLLPAEKILITGDILVSPVPYAFGVSPRSWINVLKTIAAMDVKMIVPGHGMVQTDKSYVQNVIALFESSYEQVAAGRRKGLNAKDAVAKVDLEKFRKIFAGNDDAKNWAFTNYYVTPMLDRMYKELGGELGE
- a CDS encoding helix-turn-helix domain-containing protein — translated: MKFLHFKPSPFLKNYVREYWILEDPSPETQSFQRLIPFGAFEWIFTLGAPTLEQFPGQSVQQQAPIFLTGQFLTPVFLKHTGPFHVVGVSFHPWAGTLITGDSAKFFTNASVDWSLINPKDSAELHERIISTGAKGAIRILENYLHMRLSSHRSDPVVMSLAQLILQNPVDFAFSQWTHRFGLSRRRVEQKFIDSVGITAGTLSKKSRLHHTIKMISRFPEKTLTEIALESGYYDQAHCIRDFKMFTGLTPGQYVKENYPLRKPIEELVGA